AAGATTCCCCCCGCTGGATTTTGCTCAGATTTTTTTACATGCTTTTTGCGCACGTTGAGCCCCTGCACAACCACTCTGTCGCCACTGCATCTGAGGATTGTGCCAACTTTTCCACGATCGTTTCCTGCAATTGCCACAACACGATCACCTTTTTTGAACTTTTTACATACAGAAGTTTTATTCATAGTTTTTTCTCTCATTTCTAAATCACCTCAGGTGCCAGAGATACGATTTTCAAAAATTCTGCACGCAGCTCGCGAGCAACTGGTCCA
The Parachlamydia sp. AcF125 genome window above contains:
- the rplX gene encoding 50S ribosomal protein L24, encoding MREKTMNKTSVCKKFKKGDRVVAIAGNDRGKVGTILRCSGDRVVVQGLNVRKKHVKKSEQNPAGGILPFEQSIHVSNLKLCVAEDKGVKLRTRVDQNGNRELYYKLDGQDVTYRSLKNSNSKKS